GTCAAGCGCGATCGGGTCATGAAGAACCTGATTCCGCGTTTTGGCGAGGCGCGACTGCAGAGTCGCGGCGACGCGTTCACGACCCTGGCGCGGTCGATCGTCGGCCAGCAGATCTCGGTCAAGTCGGCGCAGGCGGTGTGGGGGCGGTTCATCGCCCTCTCGGTCGATCCGACTGCGCCGCTGACGCCCGATTGGCTGCAGGGTCTGGCGATCGACTCGATGCGTGCGGCGGGCCTGTCGGCACGCAAGGTCGACTACCTGCGTGACCTGGCGAACCACTTCCTCGAGCGCAGTGTCCACGAGACCGATTGGCTGTCGATGGACGACGAGGCCATCATCGAAGAACTGGTCGCCATCCGGGGCATCGGCCGCTGGACGGCGGAGATGTTCCTGATCTTCCACCTGATGCGCCCCAACGTGCTGCCGCTCGACGACGTCGGGCTGATCAAGGGCATCAGCCTGAACTATTTCAGTGGCGAACCGGTGTCGCGTGCCGAGGCGCGCGAGGTCGGCGACGCCTGGGCGCCATTCAGGTCCGTCGCGACCTGGTACATCTGGCGCAGCCTCGATCCGTTGCCCGTCGAGTACTGATCTACACTTCGCGACGATTTCATGACGTCTTCCCTGGAGGACCCCAAGACATGAGCAAACGACATTTCCTCGAATTCGAGCAGCCCATCGCCGAGCTCGAAACCAAGATCGAGGAACTGCGCTACGTGCAGAACGAGTCGGCCGTCGACATCTCGGAAGAGATCGACCGCCTGTCCAAGAAGAGCCTGCGACTGGCGAAGGACATCTATTCGAGCCTGTCGCCCTGGCAGGTGACGCAGATCGCGCGTCACCCGCAGCGTCCGTACACGCTGGACTACGTCAACGAAGTGTTCACTGACTTCGAGGAGCTGCACGGCGATCGTTCGTTCGCCGATGACCTGTCGATCGTCGGCGGGCTGGCGCGGTTCAACGGCCAGGCCTGCATGGTGCTCGGTCACCAGAAGGGCCGCGACACCCGCGAGCGTGCCGCGCGCAACTTCGGCATGGCCCGGCCCGAGGGTTATCGCAAGGCCTTGCGTTTGATGCGCCTGGCCGAGAAGTTCGGCCTGCCGGTGTTCACCTTCGTCGACACGCCGGGCGCCTATCCGGGCATCGGCGCCGAGGAGCGTGGCCAGTCCGAGGCGATCGGCCGCAACATCTTCGAGATGGCGCAGCTCGAGGTGCCGATCATCACCACCATCATCGGCGAAGGCGGTTCGGGCGGCGCCCTGGCCATCAGCGTGGCCGATCAGGTGCTGATGCTGCAGTTCTCGGTCTATTCGGTGATCTCGCCCGAAGGCTGCGCA
This portion of the Leptothrix cholodnii SP-6 genome encodes:
- a CDS encoding DNA-3-methyladenine glycosylase family protein, with the protein product MDSAPSLVAPGYWDDACRHLVKRDRVMKNLIPRFGEARLQSRGDAFTTLARSIVGQQISVKSAQAVWGRFIALSVDPTAPLTPDWLQGLAIDSMRAAGLSARKVDYLRDLANHFLERSVHETDWLSMDDEAIIEELVAIRGIGRWTAEMFLIFHLMRPNVLPLDDVGLIKGISLNYFSGEPVSRAEAREVGDAWAPFRSVATWYIWRSLDPLPVEY
- a CDS encoding acetyl-CoA carboxylase carboxyltransferase subunit alpha, whose product is MSKRHFLEFEQPIAELETKIEELRYVQNESAVDISEEIDRLSKKSLRLAKDIYSSLSPWQVTQIARHPQRPYTLDYVNEVFTDFEELHGDRSFADDLSIVGGLARFNGQACMVLGHQKGRDTRERAARNFGMARPEGYRKALRLMRLAEKFGLPVFTFVDTPGAYPGIGAEERGQSEAIGRNIFEMAQLEVPIITTIIGEGGSGGALAISVADQVLMLQFSVYSVISPEGCASILWKTSERASDAAEALGITAHRLKALGLIDKIVSEPVGGAHRDPKQMAAQLKRALNDALRQVADLKTRELLDHRYERLRGYGRFSDTKA